The proteins below are encoded in one region of Halorhodospira halochloris:
- the ubiU gene encoding ubiquinone anaerobic biosynthesis protein UbiU, translating to MELLSPAGNLTALRAAVDNGADTVYIGFRDETNARQFPGLNFTPQQAAKGVSYAHEHGVKVAVAINSYVQANGWDKWRSSVDEAGRVGADAVILADLGLIDYAAQEWPQLARHLSVQASATTPESLNFYQRRYGVKRAVLPRVLSIQQVEALAKETNVELEVFGFGSLCVMAEGRCLLSSYATGESPNTVGACSPAWAVDWQETNRGREVRLGGILIDRFAPDEPAGYPTICKGRYDIKGSVEHAFESPTSLATAELLPQLKKAGIQAIKIEGRQRSPAYVGKVTRIWRQLLEEIDSGTAGTEPDSELVAELLELCEGSTTTLGPYERKWQ from the coding sequence ATGGAGCTGCTAAGTCCAGCCGGTAACCTGACAGCGCTGCGCGCTGCGGTCGACAATGGCGCCGATACTGTCTATATAGGTTTTCGTGACGAGACCAATGCACGACAGTTTCCAGGCTTGAATTTCACCCCGCAGCAGGCTGCAAAAGGGGTTAGCTATGCCCATGAACATGGAGTAAAGGTTGCTGTTGCAATCAACTCCTACGTTCAGGCAAATGGCTGGGATAAGTGGCGCAGCTCTGTAGATGAGGCAGGACGTGTTGGAGCTGATGCCGTGATCCTAGCCGACCTGGGGCTGATCGACTACGCAGCTCAGGAGTGGCCGCAACTTGCGCGCCACCTGTCGGTTCAGGCATCAGCTACCACTCCGGAATCCCTAAATTTTTATCAGCGCCGCTATGGGGTGAAGCGGGCAGTGTTGCCACGGGTGCTTTCTATACAGCAAGTAGAGGCACTGGCGAAGGAGACCAATGTAGAGCTGGAAGTGTTCGGCTTCGGGTCACTGTGCGTAATGGCAGAAGGAAGATGCTTGCTATCTTCGTATGCTACTGGGGAATCACCGAATACGGTAGGTGCCTGTTCGCCAGCTTGGGCAGTAGACTGGCAAGAGACCAATCGAGGCCGTGAGGTTCGCCTGGGCGGCATATTGATCGACCGGTTCGCTCCTGATGAACCGGCTGGATACCCGACCATATGTAAGGGCAGATACGACATTAAAGGCTCAGTTGAGCACGCCTTTGAGTCGCCAACAAGCCTGGCTACTGCGGAACTGCTCCCGCAGCTAAAAAAAGCCGGGATTCAGGCCATTAAGATTGAAGGCAGGCAGAGAAGCCCAGCTTATGTTGGAAAAGTCACGCGAATATGGCGGCAGCTGCTCGAAGAGATTGATTCCGGCACCGCCGGAACTGAACCCGACAGTGAGCTTGTTGCCGAGTTGCTAGAACTCTGTGAAGGCAGCACTACAACCCTGGGTCCGTACGAGCGCAAATGGCAATAA
- a CDS encoding U32 family peptidase, which yields MRISLGPIQYYWPAEQIKSFYDQLRGKVELIYLGETVCGRRREMGPAEWVGLGKELAEEGHEVVLSALGLVEARSEAAQVKRLCENGDFMVEANDFTAISFLEANKTPFVAGPSLNIYSGRALREMQKLGARRWVPPVELPGQGLRQVLSEFAELSEDPMETEVYAYGRMPLAFSARCFTARHYGLGKDDCDFVCKNHPEGLGVVTRAGESFLTINGIQAQSFGCLNLLPALTDMKQMGVSAVRLSPRPVDMTEVVEAFRAGINGEDVQLTEPDPGMQCDGYWWGQPGCGSRAVENYQAET from the coding sequence ATGAGAATTAGCCTCGGACCTATACAGTACTACTGGCCTGCCGAGCAGATTAAGTCTTTTTATGATCAGCTGCGCGGCAAGGTGGAACTAATCTATCTGGGTGAGACGGTGTGCGGGCGACGCCGTGAAATGGGGCCGGCGGAGTGGGTTGGCCTTGGCAAAGAACTCGCTGAAGAGGGGCATGAGGTTGTGCTTTCTGCTCTGGGTTTAGTTGAAGCACGTTCAGAGGCCGCCCAAGTAAAGCGTTTGTGCGAGAACGGCGATTTTATGGTTGAGGCGAACGACTTTACCGCCATTAGCTTCCTTGAGGCCAACAAGACCCCGTTTGTCGCCGGTCCGAGCTTGAATATCTACAGTGGCCGCGCGCTCAGAGAGATGCAGAAATTGGGCGCTAGGCGCTGGGTGCCGCCTGTGGAATTGCCTGGTCAAGGGCTGCGTCAGGTACTGTCTGAGTTTGCTGAGCTTAGTGAGGATCCGATGGAGACGGAAGTATACGCTTATGGCCGGATGCCACTGGCTTTTTCTGCCCGCTGCTTCACTGCTCGACATTATGGTCTGGGTAAGGACGACTGCGATTTTGTATGCAAGAATCATCCAGAGGGGTTGGGCGTTGTAACCAGAGCGGGGGAGAGTTTTCTGACCATCAATGGAATACAAGCACAGTCATTTGGTTGCCTTAATTTGCTCCCTGCTCTAACTGATATGAAGCAAATGGGTGTTAGTGCTGTCCGGTTATCGCCGCGTCCTGTTGATATGACAGAGGTCGTGGAAGCCTTTCGCGCAGGCATTAATGGTGAGGACGTGCAACTGACAGAACCGGACCCGGGCATGCAGTGCGATGGTTATTGGTGGGGGCAACCTGGCTGCGGTAGTCGAGCAGTTGAAAACTACCAGGCAGAAACTTAA